A window from Deltaproteobacteria bacterium encodes these proteins:
- the mraZ gene encoding division/cell wall cluster transcriptional repressor MraZ: protein MFWGCHEHVLDEKGRTSLPKEFRDLLTRSSEPPWLTLRSRCLAIYPAEKFDKIRQRLSDDVLNDAAESLERLIIGHATPCSVDRAGRILIPPTLRRLARIEREIVFMGLTDRVEIWDRARYEAEIENTQEHEAENSRFLRGATR from the coding sequence CGCACCAGCCTGCCGAAGGAATTTCGGGACCTGTTGACGCGCTCGAGCGAGCCGCCCTGGCTCACGCTTCGCTCGCGCTGTCTGGCGATCTACCCGGCCGAGAAGTTCGACAAGATTCGCCAGCGCCTCTCCGACGACGTGCTGAACGACGCGGCCGAATCGCTCGAGCGCCTGATCATCGGCCATGCAACACCGTGCAGTGTCGATCGCGCCGGACGGATCCTGATCCCGCCGACGCTGCGCCGTCTGGCCCGGATCGAGCGCGAGATCGTCTTCATGGGGCTCACCGACCGGGTCGAGATCTGGGACCGCGCCCGCTACGAAGCCGAGATCGAGAACACCCAGGAGCACGAGGCCGAGAACTCGCGCTTCCTGCGCGGCGCCACGCGGTGA
- a CDS encoding penicillin-binding protein 2, producing MSAARRTRRRRSAGLQPGRLQVVAFVGLLGFAALLGRAIQLQTLDAEVLATRAARQGATKVELSALRGELRDRDGRPLAVSASVESVAASPRLIADRPAAALALAKALRLPAKEIEARLAESASFVWLQRWVTPDAADRVRALGLAGVHLHGERRRFYTNGSLAGPLLGFADRDGRGLSGVELLFDRELRGTGAKLRMNRDGGGRPLPQDVQAPETRAGQPVTLALDLELQHFAEKALAESLRRTGARHATLVALDPRTGEILVAAESPSFDPNRFWLEDSSAYRARAFVDTFEPGSTFKPFSIAAALEAGVTHPGEIFDCEGGRFRIGRRTIRDYHPHDLLSVSDILKVSSNIGTAKIIARLGARRLVDAVRRFGFGRVTGSGFPGEVAGSVREIRERQAIERANLSFGQGVTVTPVQLVAAMAVFANGGVRVTPRITRASADTPAVAGERAISERTARTVLEMMRQVVVDGTGKGAALPHVSVAGKTGTAQKVKDGVYSQTDYVASFVGIVPVVNPRLVIGVFIDEPRGFRTGGMVAAPVFREVAGYAVDRLGIGYPTPRPAPAQRIETRGKNPGGGAG from the coding sequence TTGAGCGCCGCACGGCGGACGCGCCGGCGGCGGAGCGCGGGCCTGCAGCCCGGCCGTCTGCAGGTCGTCGCGTTCGTCGGGCTGCTCGGCTTCGCAGCGCTGCTCGGGCGGGCGATCCAGCTGCAGACGCTCGACGCCGAGGTCCTCGCGACGCGCGCCGCACGTCAGGGCGCGACCAAGGTCGAGCTCTCCGCGCTGCGCGGTGAGCTTCGCGATCGCGACGGGCGGCCGCTCGCCGTCTCGGCCAGCGTGGAGTCCGTCGCGGCTTCGCCGCGTCTGATCGCGGATCGGCCCGCCGCCGCGCTCGCGCTCGCGAAGGCGCTGCGGCTGCCGGCCAAGGAGATCGAAGCCCGCCTCGCGGAGTCCGCGAGCTTCGTCTGGCTGCAGCGCTGGGTCACGCCCGATGCCGCCGATCGCGTTCGCGCGCTCGGGCTCGCGGGAGTCCACCTTCACGGCGAACGGCGCCGCTTCTACACCAACGGGTCGCTTGCGGGCCCGCTGCTCGGCTTCGCCGATCGCGACGGGCGCGGGCTCTCGGGCGTCGAGCTGCTCTTCGATCGCGAGCTTCGCGGCACGGGCGCAAAGCTGCGCATGAACCGGGACGGTGGCGGTCGCCCGCTCCCGCAGGACGTGCAAGCACCCGAAACCCGTGCGGGCCAGCCGGTCACGCTCGCGCTGGACCTCGAGCTGCAGCACTTCGCCGAGAAGGCTCTCGCCGAGTCGCTGCGCAGGACCGGCGCGCGCCACGCGACGCTGGTCGCGCTCGACCCGCGGACCGGCGAGATCCTGGTGGCGGCCGAGTCGCCGAGCTTCGATCCGAACCGCTTCTGGCTCGAGGACTCCTCCGCGTATCGCGCGCGCGCCTTCGTCGACACGTTCGAGCCGGGAAGCACGTTCAAGCCGTTCTCGATCGCCGCGGCCCTGGAGGCCGGGGTGACCCACCCGGGCGAGATCTTCGACTGTGAAGGCGGGCGCTTCCGGATCGGACGGCGCACGATCCGCGACTACCACCCGCACGATCTGCTCAGCGTCAGCGACATCCTGAAGGTCTCGAGCAACATCGGCACGGCCAAGATCATCGCCAGGCTCGGGGCGCGCCGGCTGGTGGATGCCGTGCGCCGGTTCGGCTTCGGACGAGTGACTGGCAGCGGCTTTCCGGGCGAGGTCGCGGGCAGCGTGCGGGAGATCCGCGAGCGGCAGGCGATCGAGCGCGCGAACCTGTCGTTCGGCCAGGGCGTCACGGTGACACCGGTGCAGCTCGTCGCCGCCATGGCGGTCTTCGCGAACGGCGGCGTGCGGGTCACGCCTCGCATCACGCGCGCCTCCGCCGACACGCCCGCCGTGGCCGGCGAGCGCGCGATCTCGGAGCGCACCGCGCGCACCGTGCTCGAGATGATGCGGCAGGTCGTCGTCGACGGTACGGGCAAGGGGGCCGCGCTCCCGCACGTTTCGGTCGCCGGCAAGACAGGGACCGCGCAGAAGGTGAAGGACGGCGTCTACTCCCAGACCGACTACGTGGCCTCCTTCGTCGGAATCGTGCCGGTCGTGAATCCGCGTCTGGTGATCGGCGTCTTCATCGACGAGCCGCGCGGGTTCCGCACCGGCGGAATGGTCGCGGCGCCGGTGTTTCGCGAGGTCGCGGGCTACGCGGTCGATCGGCTCGGCATCGGCTACCCGACGCCTCGCCCCGCGCCAGCGCAGAGGATCGAGACGCGCGGGAAGAATCCCGGAGGCGGAGCGGGATGA
- the rsmH gene encoding 16S rRNA (cytosine(1402)-N(4))-methyltransferase RsmH yields the protein MVDEVLELLSLREDSRIVDATTGHGGHAEQILERLGSNGLLVGLDRDPEMLEVAEKRLQRFGSRARLFHARFSFLREVAAAAGALPVDGVLLDLGVCSAHLDRIERGMSFRAGDAPVPLDMRMDRSSGETAADLLERIGTEELAQLLRDGGVPAAGRVARALDARRPIRTVQDLVAALSGVRLPERRHHPATLVFQALRMAVNDELAELDAGLESALEVLAQGGRLAVLSYHSGEDRRVKQFMAREAKGCICPPDLPVCGCGQVPRLRIVARGTKPSPGEIRRNPRARSARLRGGVRC from the coding sequence ATGGTCGACGAGGTCCTCGAGCTGCTCTCCCTGCGCGAGGACTCGCGGATCGTCGATGCGACGACCGGACACGGAGGACACGCCGAGCAGATCCTGGAGCGGCTCGGCTCGAACGGATTGCTGGTCGGTCTCGACCGCGACCCGGAGATGCTCGAGGTCGCCGAGAAGCGCCTGCAGCGCTTCGGCTCGCGCGCCAGGCTCTTCCACGCGCGCTTCTCGTTCCTGCGCGAGGTGGCCGCCGCGGCGGGCGCCCTTCCCGTCGACGGCGTGCTTCTGGACCTCGGCGTCTGCTCCGCGCACCTCGACCGGATCGAGCGCGGCATGAGCTTTCGCGCCGGAGACGCGCCGGTGCCGCTCGACATGCGAATGGACCGATCGAGCGGAGAGACCGCCGCCGATCTGCTCGAGCGGATCGGCACCGAGGAGCTCGCGCAGCTGCTCCGCGACGGCGGCGTTCCGGCCGCCGGTCGCGTCGCGCGCGCGCTCGACGCCCGACGACCGATCCGCACCGTGCAGGATCTCGTGGCGGCGCTATCGGGCGTGCGGCTCCCGGAGCGCCGGCACCATCCGGCGACGCTCGTGTTCCAGGCGCTGCGCATGGCCGTGAACGACGAGCTCGCCGAGCTCGACGCGGGCCTCGAGAGCGCGCTCGAAGTGCTCGCACAGGGAGGGCGGCTGGCCGTGCTCTCGTATCACTCCGGAGAGGACCGCAGGGTCAAGCAGTTCATGGCTCGCGAGGCGAAGGGCTGCATCTGCCCGCCGGATCTTCCCGTCTGCGGCTGCGGCCAGGTGCCGCGGCTGCGGATCGTGGCGCGCGGAACCAAGCCCTCCCCGGGCGAGATCCGGCGCAATCCCCGAGCGCGCAGCGCGCGACTTCGCGGAGGCGTGCGATGCTGA